A DNA window from Daucus carota subsp. sativus chromosome 3, DH1 v3.0, whole genome shotgun sequence contains the following coding sequences:
- the LOC108210695 gene encoding deSI-like protein At4g17486 has protein sequence MGAESSSADSSSKNNETEVILNIYDLTPVNNYVAWFGFGIFHSGIEVYGMEYGFGAHEYPISGVFEVEPKSCPGFIYRCSVPLGRIDMPPSEFAQFIETVASEYHGDTYHLISKNCNHFTDDMSIRLTGKNIPGWVNRLAKLGAFCNCLLPESLQETTVKQMPEYHSCADEDASGSPSINTSQELSDSEDSDKDNKQLLSPVSRNGEVAFIKEVQR, from the exons ATGGGGGCAGAGAGTTCTAGTGCTGATTCAAGCAGCAAGAACAATGAGACAGAAGttatattgaacatatatgACCTCACTCCTGTTAATAATTATGTGGCCTGGTTTGGGTTTGGCATCTTCCATTCTGGCATTGAGG TCTATGGTATGGAATATGGATTTGGAGCTCATGAGTATCCTATTAGTGGAGTATTTGAAGTGGAACCAAAGAGCTGTCCAGGGTTCATCTATAGATGTTCTGTCCCACTGGGTCGTATAGACATGCCTCCCTCAGAATTCGCCCAATTTATTGAGACTGTAGCGTCCGAATATCATGGCGATACATATCACCTTATTTCCAAGAACTGCAACCATTTTACAGATGATATGTCAATAAGATTGACTGGCAAAAATATTCCTGGGTGGGTGAATCGGCTTGCAAAGCTAG GTGCTTTTTGCAATTGTTTGCTACCGGAAAGTCTTCAAGAAACAACTGTAAAACAGATGCCTGAGTACCATTCTTGTGCAG ATGAAGATGCGAGTGGGTCTCCATCAATCAACACGTCCCAGGAACTGTCCGACAGTGAAGATTCAGATAAAGACAATAAGCAGTTGTTATCACCAGTATCGAGAAATGGAGAAGTAGCATTTATTAAAGAGGTGCAGAGGTGA
- the LOC108211352 gene encoding uncharacterized protein LOC108211352: MSMSGTSMGGRTAMRAFDFGKTHVVKPKGKHQATIVWLHGLGDNGSSWSQLLETLPLPNIKWICPTAPTRPVTLFGGFPSTAWCDVTELSENAKDDLEGLDASAAHVASLLSTEPANIKLGIGGFSMGAGTSLYSATCYTQGKFGNGNPYTIDLSAVVGLSGWLPCSKNLSNKVEGDEAARRAASLPILLCHGKADEVVRFRFGEMSSQQLRSCGFQNCTFKAYSALGHYTIPEEMDDLCAWLTSKLGLEG; encoded by the exons ATGAGTATGAGTGGAACTTCGATGG GTGGAAGAACTGCTATGAGGGCCTTTGACTTTGGAAAAACGCATGTTGTCAAGCCAAAAGGCAAACACCAGGCCACTATTGTCTGGCTGCATGGCCTTGGAGATAATGGTTCTAG CTGGTCTCAACTCTTGGAAACACTTCCACTTCCCAAT ATTAAGTGGATCTGCCCAACGGCTCCGACTAGACCGGTTACTTTATTTGGTGGCTTTCCTTCAACTGCTT GGTGTGATGTGACTGAGCTTTCTGAAAACGCCAAGGATGATTTGGAAGGATTGGATGCTTCAGCAGCACATGTTGCAAGTTTGTTGTCTACTGAACCTGCTAATA TTAAACTTGGCATTGGGGGCTTTAGTATGGGTGCAGGAACCTCCCTATACTCTGCAACTTGTTATACTCAAGGAAAATTTGGGAACGGGAACCCATACACTATCGATTTAAGTGCAGTTGTTGGACTCAGTGGCTGGCTTCCTTGTTCAAA GAACCTAAGTAACAAGGTAGAAGGTGATGAAGCTGCTAGACGTGCTGCATCCTTGCCCATCTTGCTCTGTCATGGTAAAG CTGATGAGGTAGTTCGGTTCAGATTTGGCGAGATGTCTTCGCAGCAATTAAGATCATGCGGCTTTCAGAATTGCACATTTAAAGCCTATTCAGC ACTTGGCCACTATACAATCCCTGAAGAGATGGATGATCTTTGCGCTTGGTTAACCTCAAAATTAGGACTTGAGGGCTAG